GGGTCCACCGGGAGGTGAGCAGGGGCGCCGCCGGGCGCGGGTAGGTGCGGCCACCCGTGTGGGTGACGGAGATATCCACAGACCGGCGGTGATCCACAGGGCTCTGCGGGCTCGGCCCGACGGAGGCAGTCTGGCTTCGCGGCGATCGCGACGGAAGCGGTCGACCGCGGTGACGGCGGCACACCCGGTACGTCCGGGTGCGCCGCCGTCGGGTCGGACGCAGCCGTACGGGACGGGCCCGTCGGCGTATCCGCCCGGCGCGAGCGGCCGGGTGAGGGAGGGGTATGCGATGAACGAGACGATCGTCTGCGCGGTGGGGAACGTGGCGACGCAGCCGGTGTACCGGGAGCTGGCGACGGGACCGTCCGCCCGCTTCCGGCTGGCGGTGACCTCGCGCTACCTGGACCGCGGGAAGAACGAGTGGACCGACGGCCACACCAACTTCTTCACGGTGTGGGCCAATCGCCAGCTCGCCACGAACACCGCCGCCTCGCTGAACGTCGGCGATCCGGTGGTGGTGCAGGGCAGGCTGAAGGTGCGCTCGGACGTGCGCGAGGGGCAGAGCTGGACCTCGGCGGACATCGACGCGCTGGCGATCGGCCACGATCTGTCGCGCGGCACCTCGGCCTTCCGACGCGGGTCGAGGCCGGATGCGGCGGTCGCCGCGGGACCGCCGCAACCCGAGCCGGACTGGGAGACGCCTGCCCCGGGCGACGCCGAATCCCAACAGGGCGTGGAACCAGCGGTGGTGACGTGACGTCAGTCACTGAAGAGGCCTGACCGAACTGCGGCTTATCGATGAATGCGCGCCGAACGGACCCGGTGGATTTGTCGATAAGCCCTGCTCGCAAGGGATCTTGGCGATAACGATTCCGAGTCGGATCGGCCCGGCGGCGGGATCCCCGGGAAGCGTGGTGCGCCACGTATTTAGGATGCCGGGCATAGCTCTCGGGGCTTAAGAGTCTGCTGGTGGGACCTTCCCCCACGTCAACGGGTCCTGCTCGAAGGGGAATTCTGTGTTTGCTGCGTTCTCAGCGCTGTCGGCGCGCGGGCGAGGGGCGGCGCGTCTGGCCGCCGCGACCCTGGTGTCCGGGCTCGCCGCCGTCACGGTGCTGGCCGGCACCGCCGCGGCCGCGCCCGCTGCCGACACGGCGGCGCCGAGCCAGGGCGGGGCGACCGCCACCATAGGCGGCCTGAAGACGTACGGCGGCGCGGTCGTCCACACCGACTCCGGCGACCAGGAGATCTCGGCCGGTCTGTTCGAGATGTCCGTCGACGGCGGCGGCATGCTCCAGACGTACTGCGTCGACATCCACAACCCCACCCAGCGCGACGCCAAGTACCACGAGACACCGTGGAGCGGCACCTCGCTGGGCGCCAACGATGACGCCGGCAGGATCCGCTGGATCCTGCAGAACTCCTACCCGCAGGTGAACGACCTCGCGGCACTCGCCGCCAAGGCCGGCTTCAAGGGCGGCCTCACCGAGCAGGACGCGGCGGCCGGCACGCAGGTGGCCATCTGGCGTTATTCGGACGGGGTCGAGGTCGACGCCGTCGACCCGCAGGCCGAGAAGCTCGCGGACTACCTGGAGAAGAGCGCGCGCGGCGTCGCCGAGCCCGAGGCGTCGCTGACGCTGGAGCCGCCCGCGGTCTCCGGGCACGCCGGTGAGCGGCTCGGTCCGGTGACGGTGCGCACCGACGCGGACGGCGTGACGCTGACCCCGCCCGCCGACGCCGCCACCAGCGGGGTGCGGATCGTCGACAAGGACGGCAAGGTCGTCACCACCGCCGTGAACGGCGCCCAGGTGTTCTTCGACGTCCCCGAGGACGCAGCGGACGGCCAGGCGGAACTGACCGTGCAGGCCTCGACGACCGTCCCGGTGGGGCGTGCCTTCGCCGCCGAGAGCCGCAGCCAGACCCAGATCCTGGCCGGCTCCAGCGAGTCGACCGTCTCGGCGACGGCGAGCGCGACGTGGGCGGAGACCGGCGCGATACCGGCCCTGTCCGCGGCGGAGAACTGCGACAAGGGCGGCGTCGACATCACCGCCGCCAACGAGGGCGACGCACCGTTCACCTTCGAGCTGCTCGGCATCGAGTACAGCATCGCCGCGGGCGAGTCCCGCACGGTGACGGTCCCGCTCCAGGAGGACCAGGCGTACGACTTCACCATCGAGGGGCCGGGCGGCTTCGAGAAGCGGTTCACCGGCGTGCTGGACTGCATGACGCAGGCGGGCGAGGCCGACGCGGCCGGCACCGTCACCCAGACCCTCGACGAGCCCAGCCCCGCGACGGTCGGCTCGGCGTCCGACGACACCAACCTCGCCGCGACCGGCGGCTCCTCCATGACCCCCCTGATCGCGGGCGTCGCGATCGGGTTCGTCGTGCTCGGCGGTGCGGCACTGGTCATCGTGCGCAAGAGGGAGGCCTCGGCCCAGGACTGAGTCCGGCCGGGGAAGCCACACATAGCCACACATGCGGCCAGGGGCCTGATCCGTTGCTCGGATCAGGCCCCTGGCCGCTTTTCCGGGACGCCTGGGCGCCGGTGCACTGCTGTCGGCGGGACAACCCATGGGCCGACTGACGCGGCCCGTACTCCACCGGCGGTTCGCGCCTGGTGCACCGGACCGCACCCGCCCACGCCTCATGCCGAGTTCGGCACGGCATGAGGCGTGGTCAGGAGCCCCGTACCAAGGCGGTGGCTCAGAAGGCGCTGTTGTCGCAGCCCATCGTGGAGCCGAGGTGGGTGTCCTGCGCGCCCGTGTTGCCCTCGCCGTTGAGAGCGTTGCCCAGGGCGCCGTTGAGGATGCCGACCTGGCCGAGGACGTCGAGGTTCAGGTCGTGCGACTTGCAGTTGGAGCTCTGCAGCACGCTGACCTTGTCCCCGCCCTTGCCGCCGTGCCCGTCGAGGCCCTGGGCGGTCGCAGTGCCGGTGCCCAGCAGGCCGACGCTGCCAAGGGCGACGACCACGACGGCAGCCTTCTGAAGCTTGTGCATGTCATCTCCGATGGAGTGAGGTGGGTGCGATCCGTGACGGATCGACTCCGTACAGTTACGAGAGGCTAATGTGAAGAATCCAGGCATATCCGGACGACGCGCCGAGAATCACGCCGTTGCCACGCGGGGCGTTCGCGACCGACAGTGACGGTCAAGTCACGGCACCGTCGGAGAAACCCCAGGTGAGGGGCGTTCTGGTATACGGGTTTCCGTCGCGGGCTGGACGTCGGGCAAGATGGGGTGTATCTGCCCACTGCCTGATTTCAAGCTGCCGGACGGTTTCTCTTGGCTGAGTACATCTACACCATGCGCAAGACGCGCAAGGCAATCGGCGACAAGGTCATCCTTGACGACGTCTCGCTGAACTTCCTGCCCGGCGCGAAGATCGGTGTGGTCGGCCCGAACGGAGCCGGTAAGTCGACCATTCTGAAGATCATGGCGGGGCTGGAGCAGCCGTCGAACGGTGACGCCTTCCTGTCGCCCGGATACACCGTCGGCATCCTGATGCAGGAGCCCAAGCTCAACGAGGAGAAGACCGTCCTGGAGAACGTCCAGGAGGGCGTCTCCGAGGTCAAGGGCAAGCTCGACCGGTTCAACGAGATCGCCGAGCTGATGGCCACCGACTACTCCGACGCGCTGCTCGAGGAGATGGGCAAGCTCCAGGAGGACCTCGACCACTCCAACGCCTGGGACCTCGACGCCCAGCTCGAGCAGGCCATGGACGCGCTCGGCTGCCCGCCCGGCGACTGGCCCGTCGTCAACCTCTCCGGCGGTGAGAAGCGCCGCGTCGCGCTGTGCAAGCTGCTGCTGGAGGCCCCCGACCTGCTGCTCCTCGACGAGCCCACCAACCACCTCGACGCCGAGTCGGTGAACTGGCTGGAGCAGCACCTCGCCAAGTACGAGGGCACCATCGTGGCCGTGACCCACGACCGGTACTTCCTCGACAACGTCGCCGGCTGGATCTGCGAGGTCGACCGCGGCCGCCTGCACGGCTACGAGGGCAACTACTCCAAGTACCTCGAGACCAAGCAGACCCGTCTCAAGGTCGAGGGGCAGAAGGACGCCAAGCGCGCCAAGCGCCTCAAGGAAGAGCTGGAGTGGGTGCGGTCCAACGCCAAGGGGCGTCAGGCCAAGTCCAAGGCCCGTCTCGCCCGCTACGAGGAGATGGCGGCCGAGGCCGACAAGATGCGGAAGCTGGACTTCGAGGAGATCCAGATCCCGCCGGGCCCGCGGCTCGGCAGCATCGTCGTCGAGGTCTCCAACCTCACCAAGGGCTTCGGCGACAAGGTCCTCATCGACGACCTCAGCTTCACGCTCCCGCGCAACGGCATCGTGGGCGTCATCGGCCCCAACGGCGCCGGCAAGACCACCCTCTTCAAAATGATCCAGGGTCTGGAGACCCCGGACTCCGGCGCCATCAAGGTCGGCGAGACCGTCAAGATCTCATACGTCGACCAGAGCCGCGAGAACATCGACCCGAAGAAGACGCTGTGGGCCGTCGTCAGCGACGAGCTCGACTACATCAACGTCGGTCAGGTCGAGATGCCCTCGCGGGCCTACGTCTCCGCCTTCGGCTTCAAGGGCCCCGACCAGCAGAAGCCGGCCGGTGTCCTCTCCGGTGGTGAGCGCAACCGCCTCAACCTGGCGCTCACCCTCAAGCAGGGCGGCAACCTGCTGCTCCTCGACGAGCCGACGAACGACCTCGACGTCGAGACCCTCAGCAGCCTGGAGAACGCGCTGCTGGAGTTCCCCGGTGCGGCCGTGGTCGTCTCCCACGACCGGTGGTTCCTCGACCGGGTCGCCACGCACATCCTCGCCTACGAGGGTGACTCCAAGTGGTTCTGGTTCGAGGGCAACTTCGAGTCGTACGAGAAGAACAAGATCGAGCGTCTCGGTCCGGACGCCGCCCGTCCGCACCGTGCCACCTACAAGAAGCTGACCCGGGGCTGATCGATCTTGCGCCACATCTACCGCTGCCCGCTGCGCTGGGCGGACATGGACGCGTACGGCCACGTCAACAACGTGGTCTTCCTCCGCTACCTGGAGGAAGCCCGTATCGACTTCCTGTTCCGTCCCGAGAAGGACTTCAAGCAGGGGTCCGTGGTGGCGCGCCACGAGATCGACTACAAGCGGCAGCTCGTCCACCGGCACCACCCGGTGGCCATCGAGCTGTGGATCAGTGAGATCAGGGCCGCGTCCTTCACCATCATGTACGAGGTGAAGGACGACGACCTGGTCTACGTCCGGGCCTCGACGGTGGTCGTGCCGTTCGACTTCCAGGCGGAGCGGCCGCGCCGGATCACCGCGGAGGAGAAGGAGTTCCTCCGCGAGTACATGGACGACGAGCCCGGCAAGGCCGGCAAAGCCGGCGGGACCGAAGAGGAGGAGGCCGTCGCCGCATGACGGTGCTCCACCTCGCCGACGAGGGGGAGGCGGCGGATCTCGCGGCCTTCCTCTCCCGGCTGCTCCACTACGACCGCGGCGCCGCCGTCCGTCTCCAGGCGGCCGGCACCGCGCTCGCCGTCTTCGGCCGCCCGCCTTCCTTCGAGGTGCTGGCGATCCGCGCCGTACGCCTGGCGAAGCCGTACGAGAACGGACTCGACGTCACGCTGGACGTGACCGTCTCCGCGGGTGAACTCCTGGAGTCCGTCGACGAGTCGGCGGCCACCGCAGTCGTACCGGACGCCGTGACCGGGCCGCCGTGGGCCGGGGTGCTCCCGCCGCGCGGCGGATGGCGGCCGGTGCCGGGGCTGCCCGCGCCCGACGCCCTGCGGGCGATGATCGGCTCGGGTGTCGCGGAGTTCCGCTCACGCACACAGGAGTTGGCCCAGGAGCGGCGTACCCGCGCCGAACTCGACCGGATCGGGCGGGAGATCTGGTCCCGGACCGTCGGGGACACCCGTCTTCCGGTGCGGGCCGTGCACGCGGCCCAGTCGCTGGGATTCCTGCGCGCCACCGGGGAGCCGGCGCTGCTCTCGTCCGGCGCGTGGCTACGGCTGCGCACGCCGTACGGGTCGATCGCCGTACGGCGTGCGGGACTCGGCGCGCTCGACGTCAGCGTCCGCTGACACTCATGATCACTTACTGTTTGGTGACAGTGAGTCGCGGCAGGGTCAGCCCGCCGTGTTCACCATGGACGCCGCCGCGTACGTCAGGTAGTTCCACAGCGTCCGCTCGTGCTCCTCGGAGAGGCCGAGCTCGTCGACGGCGACCCGCATGTGCTTCAGCCAGGCGTCGTGCGCCGCACGGTCGACGGTGAAGGGGGCGTGGCGCATCCGCAGACGGGGGTGGCCGCGGTTCTCGCTGTACGTCGTCGGGCCGCCCCAGTACTGGATGAGGAAGAAGGTCAGGCGCTCCTCGGCCGGACCCAGGTCCTCCTCGGGGTACATGGGCCGCAGCAGCGGGTCCTCGGCCACACCCTCGTAGAAGCGGTGGACGAGGCGGCGGAAGGTCTCCTCCCCGCCGACCTGCTCGTAGAAGGTCTGCTCCTGAAGCGTGCCGCGCCGAATCTCTTTCACGTCGTCCATGGTCTCAGACGCGGCGACCGAGGACTCAAGGCTTAGGACCAGCCGACCGGGAAGCACCGGTCGTAACTGCTCGTGACTGCTCGTGACTGCCCCCGGCCGCCGCACCCGGCCGAATGGCTCGTTCCGGATCGTCCGGTCAGGCGCTCGCCCCGCACCGTCTCCCGCAGGACAGTGGACGTATGAGCGCGCACGCTCTCGACAGGGACCTGGAGGACCTCGCCACCTCGGCGAGGGCCGCACTGGTGCGTGAGATCGACGCGAGCGGGGCGTGGGCCGGCGACCCCGGGTGGCGGGAGGTCTTCGGCGCCGTGCCACGGCATCTGTTCGTGCCGTACTACTACGTCGGCGTCGCCGGCGGCTACGAGCGGCGCTGGGGCCAGAGCCCCGATCCCGCCGCCCGCGAGCGCTGGGTGCGCGGTGCCTACGCCGACACCCCGCTGGCCACCAGACTGCGCGACGGCGAGCTGCTCTCCTCCAGCAGCCAGCCGTCCCTGATGGCGATGATGCTGGTCGCGCTTCAGGTGGCGGACGGCCACCGGGTCCTGGAGATCGGCGCGGGCACCGGCTACAACGCCGCCCTGCTCGCCCGGCGGCTCGGCGACGACGACCTCGTCACCACCGTCGACCTGGAACCGGAGATCACCGAGTCGGCGCGAGGGCATCTGGCCGCCGCCGGGTACCGCCCCGCCGTCGTCACCGGCGACGGCGCCCGCGGCGTCCCGGCGCGCGCCCCCTACGACCGCATCGTCGCGACCTGCACCCTGCCGTCGATCCCGCGCGCCTGGCTCGCCCAGTGCCGCCCCGACGCCCGGATCCTGACCCCGCTCGCCACCGGCCTGGTCACCCTCGCCGTCCAGGACGCCGAGCACGCCGAGGGACGCTTTCTGCACACCCCCGCCTACTTCGTGCCACTGCGCGGCGGCAGCCGGAGCGAACCCGAGCTCCCGCCGGTGGCGGGGCTGCCGCGCCGGGCCAGGGAGCACGAACTGTTCCGCTTCCTGCTCACCCTCACCCGCGGCAGCCTCGACCCGCAGGAGGCGTACACGCTGTGGGAGCACGAGGGACAGCCCCAGCGGGAGCGGTACGGCATCACCGTGCGCGGCGAACACGAGTGGGCGTGGCTGGACGACCCCGAGGGTCCCTACGCCTGGCCCCTGCCCGGCTGAGACGCCGGAAGGGGCCGGCCGTACGGGCTTTCACCGCCGTACGGCCGACCCCTCCCGGGTGCCGACCAGCTAGCCGCGCCGGATCGTGATCGTCGTCCAGGCGCCCACGTGCACCCGGTCGCCGTCCTGGAGCGGTACCGGTACGAAGGGCTGGATGGGCTCCTCGGAGCCGTTCACCGTCGTGCCGTTCGTCGAGTTCTGGTCGACGACCGCCCAGGTGCCGTCCGGCTGCTGGACCAGGACGGCGTGCTGGTGCGAGACGCCCGGGTCCTCCGGCGGCACCGACAGGTCGATGTCGGGGGTGTCGCCGGTGGAGTGGCGGCGGCGGCCGATGGTGACCTGGTTGCCGGTGAGCGTGCGCTGCTGCTCGGGCGAGTACGCGGGCAGGTTCAGACCGGCGGCCTCGGGGCCGGAACGGTGCATCATCGCCATGAAGTACTCACGGTCCGGACCGATGGTCGCCAGCCAGGTCGCCGGCTGCTGCTGGTAGCCGGGCCCGGGCGGCGGGGCCTGGTTCGCGCCGGGCTGCGGATAGCCGTAGCCGCCCTGCGGGGGAGCGCCGGGGGCACCCGGGCCGCCGGGGCCGGACGACGGCGGGGAGATCACCCAGTCGTCGTCACCGCCGCCGAAGGACGGGCCGCCCTGCGGCGGACGGTTCGGGTCCTGCCCGAAGCCGGGCGGGGCCTGCGGCGCGGAGGGGCCGGGGCCGGCCGGCTGGAACGCCTGCGGAGCGCCACCGGGGCCACCGTGGCCGGGCGGGGGCGGAGGCGGGCCCTGCCGTGAGGGGTCGCCGCCGAAGGCGGAGGGCGCGTTCATGCCGTGGCCGCCGGGACCACCCGGTGCGCCGTGGCCGCCGGGGCCTGGGCCGCCCGGAGCTCCGGGACCGCCAGGGCCCTGACCGGGGAAACCGGGGCCACCCGGTGCGCCGGGGTTGGTGGCGCCAGGACCGCCGGGGGCACCGGGGCCGGGGCCGAAGCCGCCGGGACCACCCGGACCACCGTGACCGCCGGGACCCTGACCCGGGCCGCCGGGGCCACCCTGAGCGTGCGGGTCCGCGCCGAACGGCGGGATCGGTTCCGCCGGCCGGTTCACCTGCGACGGGCGCGAGCCCTGGTACTCGTACGAGTCACCGCCGCCGAACGACGGCGGGGGACCCGACTGCTGCTGGAAGTGGGACGGCAGGCCGGGGCCGCCGGGCGCCGGCGGGCGCGGGGCCGCGGGCGTGTACGACGTCGCCGTGTTGGTCAGGAAGTTCCACCGGCACTCCTCGCAGAACGGCGCACCGCCCTCACGGGGCGTACGGCACTGCGGGCAGAGCTCCGGCTCCCGGGCACCGGGCATGGGCGGCGGGCCGCCCTGCTGACCCATGTTCGGGCCACCGGACGGACCACCGGGTCCAGGGACGCCGGGGCCGGGACCGGGGCCGCCGGGAGGCGGGAAGCCGTAGCCGCCGCCGGGCGGGGGCGGGGGAGGAGGGGGCGGAGGTACGGCACCGGCCATGCGGTGACCGCAGACCTCGCACCAGTCGTCGGAACCCGACTGGTGTCCGTTCGGGCAGGTCGGCATGTCGGCGCTTCCCCCTCTCTTTTCCGGTCGCTCTC
The DNA window shown above is from Streptomyces chartreusis and carries:
- a CDS encoding single-stranded DNA-binding protein yields the protein MNETIVCAVGNVATQPVYRELATGPSARFRLAVTSRYLDRGKNEWTDGHTNFFTVWANRQLATNTAASLNVGDPVVVQGRLKVRSDVREGQSWTSADIDALAIGHDLSRGTSAFRRGSRPDAAVAAGPPQPEPDWETPAPGDAESQQGVEPAVVT
- a CDS encoding Cys-Gln thioester bond-forming surface protein; this translates as MFAAFSALSARGRGAARLAAATLVSGLAAVTVLAGTAAAAPAADTAAPSQGGATATIGGLKTYGGAVVHTDSGDQEISAGLFEMSVDGGGMLQTYCVDIHNPTQRDAKYHETPWSGTSLGANDDAGRIRWILQNSYPQVNDLAALAAKAGFKGGLTEQDAAAGTQVAIWRYSDGVEVDAVDPQAEKLADYLEKSARGVAEPEASLTLEPPAVSGHAGERLGPVTVRTDADGVTLTPPADAATSGVRIVDKDGKVVTTAVNGAQVFFDVPEDAADGQAELTVQASTTVPVGRAFAAESRSQTQILAGSSESTVSATASATWAETGAIPALSAAENCDKGGVDITAANEGDAPFTFELLGIEYSIAAGESRTVTVPLQEDQAYDFTIEGPGGFEKRFTGVLDCMTQAGEADAAGTVTQTLDEPSPATVGSASDDTNLAATGGSSMTPLIAGVAIGFVVLGGAALVIVRKREASAQD
- the ettA gene encoding energy-dependent translational throttle protein EttA → MAEYIYTMRKTRKAIGDKVILDDVSLNFLPGAKIGVVGPNGAGKSTILKIMAGLEQPSNGDAFLSPGYTVGILMQEPKLNEEKTVLENVQEGVSEVKGKLDRFNEIAELMATDYSDALLEEMGKLQEDLDHSNAWDLDAQLEQAMDALGCPPGDWPVVNLSGGEKRRVALCKLLLEAPDLLLLDEPTNHLDAESVNWLEQHLAKYEGTIVAVTHDRYFLDNVAGWICEVDRGRLHGYEGNYSKYLETKQTRLKVEGQKDAKRAKRLKEELEWVRSNAKGRQAKSKARLARYEEMAAEADKMRKLDFEEIQIPPGPRLGSIVVEVSNLTKGFGDKVLIDDLSFTLPRNGIVGVIGPNGAGKTTLFKMIQGLETPDSGAIKVGETVKISYVDQSRENIDPKKTLWAVVSDELDYINVGQVEMPSRAYVSAFGFKGPDQQKPAGVLSGGERNRLNLALTLKQGGNLLLLDEPTNDLDVETLSSLENALLEFPGAAVVVSHDRWFLDRVATHILAYEGDSKWFWFEGNFESYEKNKIERLGPDAARPHRATYKKLTRG
- a CDS encoding acyl-CoA thioesterase, giving the protein MRHIYRCPLRWADMDAYGHVNNVVFLRYLEEARIDFLFRPEKDFKQGSVVARHEIDYKRQLVHRHHPVAIELWISEIRAASFTIMYEVKDDDLVYVRASTVVVPFDFQAERPRRITAEEKEFLREYMDDEPGKAGKAGGTEEEEAVAA
- a CDS encoding globin; the encoded protein is MDDVKEIRRGTLQEQTFYEQVGGEETFRRLVHRFYEGVAEDPLLRPMYPEEDLGPAEERLTFFLIQYWGGPTTYSENRGHPRLRMRHAPFTVDRAAHDAWLKHMRVAVDELGLSEEHERTLWNYLTYAAASMVNTAG
- a CDS encoding methyltransferase domain-containing protein; the protein is MSAHALDRDLEDLATSARAALVREIDASGAWAGDPGWREVFGAVPRHLFVPYYYVGVAGGYERRWGQSPDPAARERWVRGAYADTPLATRLRDGELLSSSSQPSLMAMMLVALQVADGHRVLEIGAGTGYNAALLARRLGDDDLVTTVDLEPEITESARGHLAAAGYRPAVVTGDGARGVPARAPYDRIVATCTLPSIPRAWLAQCRPDARILTPLATGLVTLAVQDAEHAEGRFLHTPAYFVPLRGGSRSEPELPPVAGLPRRAREHELFRFLLTLTRGSLDPQEAYTLWEHEGQPQRERYGITVRGEHEWAWLDDPEGPYAWPLPG
- a CDS encoding FHA domain-containing protein, which codes for MPTCPNGHQSGSDDWCEVCGHRMAGAVPPPPPPPPPPGGGYGFPPPGGPGPGPGVPGPGGPSGGPNMGQQGGPPPMPGAREPELCPQCRTPREGGAPFCEECRWNFLTNTATSYTPAAPRPPAPGGPGLPSHFQQQSGPPPSFGGGDSYEYQGSRPSQVNRPAEPIPPFGADPHAQGGPGGPGQGPGGHGGPGGPGGFGPGPGAPGGPGATNPGAPGGPGFPGQGPGGPGAPGGPGPGGHGAPGGPGGHGMNAPSAFGGDPSRQGPPPPPPGHGGPGGAPQAFQPAGPGPSAPQAPPGFGQDPNRPPQGGPSFGGGDDDWVISPPSSGPGGPGAPGAPPQGGYGYPQPGANQAPPPGPGYQQQPATWLATIGPDREYFMAMMHRSGPEAAGLNLPAYSPEQQRTLTGNQVTIGRRRHSTGDTPDIDLSVPPEDPGVSHQHAVLVQQPDGTWAVVDQNSTNGTTVNGSEEPIQPFVPVPLQDGDRVHVGAWTTITIRRG